In one window of Mobiluncus massiliensis DNA:
- a CDS encoding basic amino acid/polyamine antiporter, with product MSNDNAVAETEEVKLPLFPLIAFGIGSMVGAGIFGIPSQMAGKAAPGPLLIGWLITGIGMLMLAFVFQSLATTRPDITGGVYGYAREGLGNFGGFMSAWSYWLSAWAGNLSYIAFFTSALGGFAVFSGLMQGDSVSIAGLIFGLVCLWLIHFLILAGIRTAAFVNTIVTAVKIIPIVVFIICAAVAFKVGFFTADFWGNVVQVGSEGEEAGLGPILSQVSHMMLVTVWVFIGIEGASVYSTRAKKSSDVAKATVIAFLTVLALLVFVNVLSYGLMAQPELAGLADPSMGGAMAAAVGPWGAGFINIAVLISVAGAMLTWVMLASEILFVPAADHNIMAAFGKTNRKGSPTVSLWVTNIVSSIVYIIMILGFASSYTDLITIAASLIIPCYVISAVYQIIQTKKGNNEAEGVKSSKGYRMCVGVIATIYTAWLLWAGGIGLLFLNGLLWLIGSPLYYKGRKEQYPDQPAFQGKDKIFLGVAIAFTVLLIIWVIVFKGDFISAMFWNGL from the coding sequence ATGAGCAACGACAATGCTGTTGCGGAAACAGAGGAAGTTAAGCTTCCCCTATTCCCGTTGATTGCTTTTGGTATAGGTTCCATGGTTGGAGCGGGTATCTTCGGGATACCGAGCCAGATGGCTGGCAAAGCGGCGCCGGGGCCGCTGTTGATAGGTTGGTTGATTACCGGCATCGGCATGCTGATGCTGGCTTTCGTGTTCCAATCTTTGGCAACGACTCGTCCAGACATCACCGGTGGTGTTTATGGCTACGCCCGGGAAGGTCTGGGCAACTTCGGCGGCTTTATGTCAGCCTGGTCATACTGGTTATCGGCTTGGGCCGGCAACCTCTCTTACATTGCCTTTTTCACGTCAGCTCTGGGCGGATTCGCGGTATTCTCTGGCTTGATGCAAGGAGATTCCGTTTCTATCGCGGGGTTGATTTTCGGTTTGGTCTGCCTGTGGTTGATTCACTTCCTGATTTTGGCCGGTATTCGTACCGCAGCGTTTGTGAACACGATTGTTACCGCGGTTAAGATTATTCCGATTGTTGTCTTTATCATCTGTGCTGCTGTGGCCTTCAAGGTCGGTTTCTTTACGGCTGACTTCTGGGGCAACGTGGTGCAGGTTGGTTCCGAAGGCGAAGAAGCCGGGCTCGGCCCGATTTTGTCTCAGGTCTCCCACATGATGCTGGTTACGGTCTGGGTTTTCATCGGTATCGAAGGTGCTTCGGTGTACTCCACTCGTGCCAAGAAGTCCAGCGATGTGGCTAAGGCTACGGTTATTGCTTTCCTTACCGTGCTGGCATTGCTGGTATTTGTCAACGTCCTGTCCTACGGTTTGATGGCACAGCCCGAGTTGGCTGGACTCGCCGATCCGTCTATGGGCGGTGCGATGGCGGCTGCTGTCGGCCCCTGGGGCGCTGGATTCATCAACATTGCAGTGCTGATCTCCGTGGCTGGCGCTATGCTGACCTGGGTTATGCTGGCCTCCGAGATTCTGTTCGTGCCGGCAGCTGACCACAACATCATGGCAGCCTTTGGCAAGACGAACCGGAAGGGTTCCCCGACAGTTTCTCTGTGGGTGACCAACATTGTGTCTTCCATCGTTTACATAATCATGATTTTGGGCTTTGCTTCGAGCTACACCGACTTGATTACTATCGCGGCTTCGCTGATTATTCCGTGCTACGTCATTTCCGCCGTCTACCAAATCATTCAGACCAAGAAGGGAAACAACGAGGCGGAAGGCGTGAAGTCGTCTAAAGGCTATCGGATGTGCGTCGGCGTCATCGCGACCATCTACACAGCGTGGTTGTTGTGGGCTGGCGGCATCGGGCTGCTGTTCCTCAACGGTTTGCTGTGGTTGATTGGATCTCCGCTGTATTACAAGGGCCGTAAGGAACAGTATCCTGACCAGCCGGCATTCCAAGGCAAGGATAAGATTTTCCTGGGCGTGGCTATAGCTTTCACGGTACTGCTGATTATCTGGGTCATCGTATTCAAGGGTGACTTCATCAGCGCTATGTTCTGGAACGGTCTGTAA
- a CDS encoding M20 family metallopeptidase — MQKSNLKLVTELRHELHAHPELSGQEVETKRRLMGFLAEHTSFVIHDEGSWFWVKVPGTDPAQPSIGFRADYDALPIPEDLDLPYASQNPGVSHKCGHDGHSSSLAGLALELEGRDVPSDVYLIFQPAEETGAGGFPSSRLIEREAIDQIYAFHNWSGIPRGCVALKRGVSQCASQGLSLEFKGITTHASNPEAGVNPSETIAQLVLYVMDLAGVARLDNRHSSFQGFVLATVVGIEVGRKDFGISASHGELNLTLRAENESDLAKLKSLICDEASHLAKQTSLLLSITDCDVFPETCNDDAAIDLVAAAAQRAGLPVVYLEKPYRASEDFGHYLKLASGAMVYIGNGQDWPPLHTSAYDFLDSNLEVAVDLWLSILGF; from the coding sequence ATGCAGAAAAGCAACTTGAAACTGGTGACAGAGCTGCGCCACGAGCTGCATGCTCACCCTGAACTCTCCGGGCAGGAAGTTGAAACTAAGCGCAGGTTGATGGGCTTTCTAGCCGAACATACCTCCTTTGTCATTCATGACGAAGGCAGTTGGTTTTGGGTTAAGGTTCCGGGAACGGATCCCGCTCAGCCCTCCATCGGTTTCCGCGCAGATTACGATGCACTGCCCATTCCAGAAGATTTGGATTTGCCTTACGCCTCGCAGAATCCTGGGGTGTCGCACAAGTGCGGTCATGATGGGCACAGTTCGTCCCTAGCTGGACTGGCTTTGGAGTTGGAAGGGCGCGACGTGCCCTCTGACGTTTATCTCATCTTTCAACCGGCCGAAGAAACCGGAGCTGGAGGTTTCCCCAGTTCGCGGCTCATTGAACGGGAAGCAATCGACCAGATTTACGCTTTCCACAACTGGAGCGGGATACCCCGCGGCTGCGTGGCTCTGAAACGGGGCGTTTCGCAGTGTGCCTCGCAAGGATTGAGCCTGGAATTTAAAGGTATCACCACGCACGCCAGCAACCCGGAAGCGGGGGTGAATCCCAGCGAAACGATTGCCCAGCTGGTTCTCTACGTTATGGATTTGGCCGGGGTGGCGAGACTCGATAATCGGCATTCCAGTTTCCAGGGTTTCGTGTTGGCCACGGTGGTCGGAATCGAAGTCGGACGCAAAGACTTTGGTATCTCGGCTTCCCACGGTGAACTAAACCTGACCTTGCGTGCCGAAAACGAATCCGACCTGGCCAAGCTAAAGAGCCTGATTTGTGACGAGGCCTCCCACTTGGCGAAACAGACCTCCCTGCTGCTGTCCATAACCGACTGCGACGTTTTTCCTGAGACTTGCAACGATGACGCGGCAATAGACCTGGTTGCTGCCGCCGCGCAGCGTGCGGGGCTGCCGGTGGTGTACCTGGAAAAGCCCTACCGGGCCTCGGAAGACTTCGGACATTACTTGAAGCTCGCCAGCGGGGCGATGGTCTATATCGGCAATGGGCAAGATTGGCCGCCACTGCACACCTCCGCCTATGACTTCCTAGACAGTAACCTGGAAGTCGCCGTGGATTTGTGGCTATCCATTTTAGGATTTTGA
- the argR gene encoding arginine repressor has product MTDDTLPRVVPSKATRHAVISRLLQENVIRSQRALQNHLNVLGFNVTQATLSRDLEELSATKIRDRDGNLHYSLVPSEGAAGGAKPLNGSLDYWVKQFLLKSTRACNQVILRTHPAAASPLASIIDKENLDGVLGTIAGDNTVLIICRDEESAQALHELLLSISGLG; this is encoded by the coding sequence ATGACCGACGACACTTTGCCCCGAGTCGTCCCCTCGAAAGCGACCCGTCACGCAGTGATTTCCCGGCTGCTGCAAGAAAACGTGATTCGCTCCCAACGGGCTTTGCAGAATCACCTCAACGTCCTGGGCTTCAACGTGACGCAAGCGACTCTTTCGCGAGATTTGGAAGAACTATCAGCGACAAAGATTCGTGACCGTGACGGAAACCTGCATTATTCGCTGGTTCCCAGCGAAGGTGCGGCGGGTGGCGCCAAACCGCTAAACGGCAGTCTGGACTATTGGGTGAAACAATTTTTGCTGAAGTCTACCCGTGCTTGCAATCAAGTCATTTTGCGCACCCACCCGGCAGCCGCCTCGCCTCTGGCGTCCATTATCGACAAAGAAAACCTTGATGGAGTCCTGGGCACTATAGCGGGGGATAACACCGTCCTGATTATTTGCCGTGACGAAGAATCCGCCCAAGCACTGCACGAACTTCTGCTCTCTATCTCAGGATTGGGATAA
- a CDS encoding sugar-binding protein has product MQIIKRIAVLGAAGALAFALSGCAGNAGNADKSGDDAGANSSTGLDLGISMPQKTSENWVEAEKYFNDLCKSEGLKCSVQFANNGVSEQQNQIDTMLTNGAKALIIGAIDGTSLGNQVQKAADAGVPVIAYDRLLMATENVDYYVAYDNFGVGVKQGEALLKGLEAKKPGGPWTIEVVAGSNDDSNSAKFFDGAMSVLQPEIDAGKVTIGSGQNTQAQAATQGWDPKNAQSRMDAILAQNYPGDKVPDGILSPNDTLARAVLSSCEQAGKTLPVVTGQDSEIESLKWIMQGKQYSTISKPTKPLVESVVALAQKLLKGEKDVKDLNGIAVDDKQYDNTKKIVPAFLLPPVVATKDNAAEVYKDEPTKLEAVNSVK; this is encoded by the coding sequence ATGCAAATAATCAAGAGAATCGCCGTTCTTGGCGCCGCTGGCGCATTAGCGTTCGCACTGTCAGGCTGCGCAGGCAATGCTGGCAACGCTGATAAGTCCGGAGACGACGCCGGGGCAAACAGCTCGACTGGTCTGGATTTGGGCATCTCTATGCCTCAAAAGACCTCTGAGAACTGGGTAGAAGCCGAGAAGTACTTCAACGACCTGTGCAAGAGCGAGGGCCTGAAGTGCTCGGTTCAATTCGCGAACAATGGTGTTTCTGAACAGCAGAACCAGATTGATACGATGCTCACCAATGGAGCGAAGGCTCTAATCATTGGCGCTATTGACGGCACCTCCTTAGGTAATCAGGTGCAGAAGGCTGCCGATGCTGGCGTACCCGTCATTGCTTACGACCGCCTGTTGATGGCAACTGAGAACGTCGACTACTACGTTGCTTACGATAACTTTGGCGTGGGCGTGAAGCAGGGCGAGGCTTTGCTGAAAGGCTTGGAAGCCAAGAAGCCTGGCGGCCCGTGGACCATCGAAGTGGTAGCGGGTTCCAACGATGACTCGAACTCGGCCAAGTTCTTTGACGGAGCCATGTCCGTATTGCAGCCGGAGATTGATGCCGGTAAGGTCACGATTGGTTCTGGTCAGAACACCCAAGCCCAGGCTGCTACCCAAGGCTGGGATCCCAAGAACGCGCAGAGCCGTATGGACGCCATCCTGGCTCAGAATTACCCCGGCGACAAGGTTCCGGACGGTATCCTCTCCCCGAATGACACTCTGGCTCGCGCTGTCCTGTCCTCTTGCGAACAGGCTGGCAAGACCCTCCCGGTCGTGACCGGTCAGGACTCCGAGATTGAGTCTCTGAAGTGGATCATGCAGGGTAAGCAGTACTCCACCATTTCCAAGCCGACCAAGCCGCTGGTGGAAAGCGTTGTGGCTTTGGCCCAGAAGCTCTTGAAGGGCGAAAAGGACGTGAAGGACCTTAACGGCATCGCTGTGGATGACAAGCAGTACGACAACACTAAGAAGATTGTCCCGGCCTTCCTGTTGCCTCCCGTGGTGGCAACGAAGGACAACGCTGCGGAAGTTTACAAGGACGAGCCCACAAAGTTGGAAGCGGTTAACTCTGTGAAGTAG
- a CDS encoding sugar ABC transporter permease produces the protein MPALKQLLGGNLRQLAMVIVLILEILLFQFLTGGTVLSAQNLQNVLSGNTYVLILAMGMVLVIIAGHIDLSVGSVAAVIGIVLAKVTSEQSGAGLPWWLGIGVALIVGVIIGSWHGFWVAIVGVPAFVVTLGGMLLFRGMNQFIGKSLSIPVPDQVKFIGAGYMNWLPPIAIGNWIINSETIILAMIAALLMVFMRTRKRVRLAKAGAELPASWIFVVQVVFTCIIILLFGWIFATGRPGTSLPISGIIVILLFLFYNFLSRNTPLGRGIYAVGGNRVAAALTGISVRKVNFFVMFNSSVLAAIAAVCFVGRSGASTPFDGNLWELDAIASVFIGGASVWGGIGTLGGTMVGALVMAFLNNGLQLLGVGTDWTQMIKGLVLLLAVAFDVLSKKQGKPSIIGLFSAARKRNQASSDTALVPENDSKKESPEQEAKA, from the coding sequence ATGCCAGCATTGAAACAACTACTAGGCGGCAACCTGCGCCAATTGGCTATGGTTATCGTCTTGATTCTGGAAATTCTTTTATTCCAGTTCCTGACGGGCGGCACTGTTCTCTCCGCTCAAAACTTGCAAAACGTCCTTTCTGGAAACACCTACGTGCTGATTCTGGCGATGGGCATGGTGCTGGTGATTATCGCTGGACACATCGACCTGTCAGTTGGTTCGGTGGCGGCCGTAATCGGCATTGTGCTGGCGAAGGTCACGTCTGAGCAGTCCGGAGCGGGGTTGCCTTGGTGGCTTGGCATCGGTGTCGCGCTGATTGTGGGTGTGATTATCGGTAGCTGGCATGGATTCTGGGTTGCCATCGTGGGGGTTCCCGCCTTCGTCGTGACCTTGGGCGGTATGTTGCTGTTCCGCGGGATGAACCAGTTTATTGGCAAGTCCCTGTCGATTCCTGTTCCGGATCAGGTGAAATTCATCGGTGCCGGCTATATGAATTGGCTGCCGCCTATAGCCATAGGTAATTGGATAATTAACTCGGAAACTATCATCTTAGCCATGATTGCCGCTCTCCTGATGGTGTTCATGCGCACCCGCAAGCGTGTCCGTCTGGCGAAGGCTGGAGCAGAGTTGCCCGCTAGCTGGATTTTTGTGGTTCAGGTGGTCTTTACTTGCATTATTATCCTGCTGTTTGGATGGATTTTTGCGACTGGACGACCGGGTACTTCCCTGCCTATCTCTGGCATCATCGTGATTTTGCTGTTCCTGTTCTACAACTTCTTGTCTCGCAACACCCCTCTTGGGCGAGGCATCTACGCCGTGGGCGGTAACCGCGTGGCCGCGGCATTAACCGGTATCTCGGTGAGGAAAGTGAACTTCTTTGTAATGTTCAACTCCTCGGTCCTGGCGGCTATCGCTGCGGTGTGCTTCGTGGGACGTTCCGGAGCATCTACGCCGTTTGATGGCAACTTATGGGAGCTTGATGCCATCGCCTCCGTATTTATCGGTGGCGCTTCAGTCTGGGGCGGTATTGGTACTTTGGGTGGCACCATGGTGGGTGCTTTGGTGATGGCTTTCCTGAACAACGGTTTGCAGCTGCTTGGCGTGGGCACAGACTGGACTCAGATGATTAAAGGTTTGGTGCTGCTTCTTGCCGTAGCCTTTGACGTACTGTCCAAGAAACAGGGCAAGCCTTCGATTATTGGCCTATTCAGTGCCGCTCGCAAACGTAACCAAGCATCGTCCGACACGGCGCTTGTGCCTGAAAATGACTCGAAAAAAGAATCGCCTGAGCAGGAAGCGAAGGCCTAG
- a CDS encoding ATP-binding cassette domain-containing protein — MRHITKEFPGVKALDDVNFQVKQGTIHSLCGENGAGKSTLMKVLSGVWPHGTYQGDIVYQGEVRRFKNIRESEAAGIGIIHQELALIPELSIAENIFLGNEIKQGVGIDWFQTRKRAVELLREVGLDDDPDTPIKEIGVGKQQLVEIAKALSKNVKLLILDEPTSALNEEESAHLLDLMRQQRQSGISQIMISHKLNEIAAISDAITVIRDGKTIETMEVKDGNVDEDRIIHSMVGRPLDNRFPDRDPHIGEVLFEIRDWRVYHPVNTERLICKNSNIQVRSGEVVGLAGLMGSGRTELARSVFGHSYGIFESGQTFMEGKEIFMRSVPAAIEAGLAYLPEDRKVQGLNLLDDIKGEVISAKLKKATGNTLAIDWHTVRQTAEEYRQNLRIKSPSIDNFISSLSGGNMQKVVLAKWMYTDPKVLILDEPTRGIDVGAKFEIYTLIGKLAAAGIGVIVISSELPELLGITDRIYTIFEGKVTGVFDTKDADQESLMRLMNPTTSKSGSAAA, encoded by the coding sequence ATGCGCCACATCACCAAGGAATTCCCCGGTGTCAAAGCGCTTGATGATGTTAATTTCCAGGTCAAACAGGGCACTATCCACTCCCTGTGCGGTGAAAACGGTGCCGGTAAATCTACCCTGATGAAAGTGCTGTCTGGAGTATGGCCCCATGGAACCTATCAGGGGGACATCGTCTACCAAGGCGAGGTTCGCCGTTTTAAGAACATCCGAGAGTCGGAAGCAGCCGGGATTGGTATCATCCACCAGGAACTCGCACTGATTCCTGAACTCTCAATTGCCGAAAATATTTTCTTGGGCAACGAAATTAAGCAGGGCGTAGGCATAGATTGGTTCCAGACTAGAAAACGCGCCGTGGAATTACTTCGGGAAGTGGGCCTCGATGATGACCCGGATACCCCCATCAAAGAGATTGGGGTGGGCAAGCAGCAGCTGGTGGAGATAGCCAAGGCTCTGTCCAAGAACGTGAAACTACTGATCCTTGATGAGCCGACTTCCGCACTGAACGAGGAAGAATCGGCCCATCTGTTGGACCTGATGCGCCAGCAGCGTCAAAGCGGTATCAGCCAGATTATGATTTCTCACAAACTCAATGAAATCGCTGCTATTTCTGACGCGATTACCGTGATACGTGACGGAAAAACGATTGAGACTATGGAAGTTAAAGACGGCAACGTCGACGAGGACCGCATCATTCACTCTATGGTGGGTCGGCCTCTGGACAATCGTTTCCCCGACCGTGATCCGCATATTGGCGAAGTGCTGTTTGAGATTAGAGACTGGAGAGTGTATCACCCGGTCAATACCGAGCGGCTCATCTGTAAAAACTCGAATATCCAGGTACGCAGTGGAGAAGTCGTGGGCCTGGCGGGGTTGATGGGTTCGGGGCGTACCGAGCTGGCACGTTCAGTTTTTGGCCATTCCTACGGAATTTTTGAGTCTGGTCAAACGTTCATGGAAGGTAAAGAGATCTTTATGAGGTCGGTTCCAGCAGCTATTGAAGCCGGGCTGGCCTATCTTCCGGAGGACCGAAAGGTGCAGGGGCTAAACCTTCTGGATGACATCAAAGGTGAAGTTATCTCTGCGAAACTAAAGAAAGCTACCGGCAACACACTCGCGATTGATTGGCACACAGTCCGTCAGACGGCTGAGGAGTATCGCCAGAACTTGCGTATCAAGAGCCCGTCAATCGATAACTTCATATCGTCACTTTCCGGTGGAAATATGCAAAAGGTCGTGCTTGCTAAATGGATGTACACCGACCCGAAGGTATTGATTCTGGATGAGCCGACACGTGGGATTGATGTGGGCGCCAAATTTGAGATTTACACGCTCATCGGCAAACTTGCTGCCGCTGGAATCGGTGTCATCGTGATTTCTTCAGAACTTCCGGAGCTACTGGGCATTACAGACCGTATCTATACGATTTTTGAAGGAAAAGTCACCGGTGTATTCGATACGAAAGATGCCGACCAAGAGTCGCTCATGCGTCTCATGAACCCCACAACTTCTAAATCCGGCAGTGCTGCCGCCTAA
- a CDS encoding AGE family epimerase/isomerase, with translation MCEILDLRSLAARELPALCEFGMKSKVPAGFGYLGPEGAVMPQMGAQLWINCRMTHMFSLFALAGIHPEQSRELAAHGIHALREYFVDREYGGWFSWIDTELDASGQPRPNLENGPRKEAYAHAFVIIAASSATVAEIPGARELLDEARRIQDAYWWDESAGRARESYARDWTELEDYRGANANMHTLESCLAAFDATADTEYLRRGASIATTIINESAREYDWRIPEHYTSNWRIDPDYNRDKPNDPFRPWGATPGHGFEWARLILQLQGAAEAAGLDLNLDWVHEAAAGLYRTALAAWGSDGADGIPYTTDFEGRPVSSQRMHWVICEAIGVSLVISKLAARFSSDSQLPQLAQQWADKFCVYAQDKFIQHPGQWSHELDVNNQPACVTWVGKADIYHAGQAMFLVNLPAQPGFAAALKQSKSA, from the coding sequence ATGTGTGAAATTCTTGATTTGCGTTCTTTGGCTGCCCGCGAGCTTCCAGCGTTGTGTGAATTCGGCATGAAATCAAAGGTTCCTGCCGGATTTGGTTATCTTGGCCCTGAAGGGGCGGTCATGCCCCAAATGGGGGCTCAACTGTGGATTAACTGCCGAATGACACATATGTTTTCGCTGTTTGCCCTGGCGGGAATCCATCCCGAACAATCCCGCGAACTGGCCGCGCACGGGATTCACGCACTGCGGGAATATTTTGTGGACCGGGAATATGGTGGCTGGTTTTCGTGGATTGACACGGAACTTGATGCGTCGGGGCAGCCTCGCCCCAATCTTGAGAACGGACCCCGTAAGGAAGCCTATGCTCATGCGTTCGTGATTATTGCGGCTAGCTCAGCCACTGTCGCGGAAATTCCCGGGGCGCGCGAACTGCTGGACGAAGCCAGGCGTATCCAGGATGCTTACTGGTGGGACGAATCAGCGGGGAGAGCCCGAGAATCTTACGCTAGGGACTGGACAGAGCTGGAAGACTACCGCGGTGCGAACGCGAATATGCACACTTTGGAGTCGTGCCTGGCAGCTTTCGATGCGACTGCAGACACCGAATACCTGCGGCGGGGTGCGTCCATTGCCACGACAATTATTAATGAGTCAGCGAGGGAATACGACTGGAGAATCCCCGAACATTACACCAGTAACTGGCGCATAGACCCTGATTACAACCGCGATAAGCCGAATGATCCTTTCCGTCCGTGGGGAGCCACGCCGGGTCACGGTTTTGAGTGGGCACGTCTGATCTTGCAGCTCCAGGGCGCAGCCGAGGCTGCTGGGTTAGATTTGAATTTGGATTGGGTTCACGAGGCCGCCGCGGGACTTTACCGTACCGCGCTGGCGGCGTGGGGTAGCGATGGTGCCGATGGAATTCCCTACACGACAGACTTCGAGGGCCGCCCGGTTTCCTCCCAACGGATGCACTGGGTCATTTGCGAAGCTATCGGGGTAAGCCTGGTGATTTCTAAGCTCGCCGCTCGCTTCAGTTCAGATTCCCAACTTCCGCAGTTGGCCCAGCAGTGGGCTGACAAGTTTTGTGTTTACGCGCAAGACAAATTCATTCAGCATCCAGGACAATGGTCCCATGAGCTCGATGTGAATAATCAGCCTGCCTGCGTCACCTGGGTTGGAAAAGCGGACATTTACCATGCGGGACAGGCAATGTTCCTGGTTAACCTGCCGGCACAACCGGGGTTTGCCGCGGCGTTGAAACAGTCAAAATCCGCCTGA
- the trpB gene encoding tryptophan synthase subunit beta, producing MNKYRDFDNYLKEYPDEKGYFGKYGGNYLQDPELVKAFDEYAEAYNTIAQSAQFIAELRRIRKDFQGRPTPVYHCQRLSQKLGRTQIYLKREDLNHTGAHKLNHCMGEGLLAKYMGKKKLIAETGAGQHGVALATAAAYFGLECDIYMGEVDIAKQAPNVARMKVLGARVVPVSFGLKTLKEAVDAAFMAYSEEYHDAIYCIGTAAGPHPFPVMVRDFQEVVGVEARAQFMEQTGHLPDKVMACVGGGSNAIGMFVPFLADPVEIFGVEPQGRGTALGDHAASITYGGEGVMHGFNSIMLADEKGNPAPVYSNASGLDYPSVGPEHSLLHDMERVNYVTIRDEEAIEALFMLSRWEGIIPAIESSHALAYAIKEARKGKTGSILVNLSGRGDKDLDYVIEHYGTGENYVK from the coding sequence ATGAACAAGTACCGCGATTTTGACAACTACCTCAAGGAATACCCCGACGAAAAGGGATACTTCGGCAAATACGGCGGCAACTACCTGCAGGACCCGGAGCTGGTCAAAGCCTTTGACGAGTACGCGGAAGCCTATAACACTATTGCCCAATCTGCCCAGTTCATTGCGGAGTTACGTCGCATCCGCAAGGATTTCCAAGGCCGTCCCACCCCGGTGTACCACTGCCAGCGTTTGAGCCAGAAACTGGGACGTACCCAGATCTATCTCAAACGCGAGGATCTGAACCATACCGGGGCGCACAAGCTCAATCACTGCATGGGCGAAGGCCTATTGGCTAAATACATGGGGAAAAAGAAGCTCATCGCGGAAACCGGAGCGGGGCAGCACGGCGTGGCCCTCGCCACCGCCGCCGCCTACTTCGGCCTGGAATGCGACATCTACATGGGTGAGGTCGACATCGCCAAGCAAGCTCCGAACGTGGCGCGCATGAAGGTACTGGGCGCACGCGTCGTCCCCGTCAGCTTCGGGCTTAAAACCCTGAAAGAGGCCGTGGACGCCGCCTTCATGGCTTACTCCGAGGAATATCACGATGCCATCTATTGCATCGGCACTGCCGCCGGCCCCCACCCCTTCCCGGTCATGGTCAGGGATTTCCAGGAGGTCGTTGGCGTGGAGGCACGTGCCCAGTTTATGGAGCAGACCGGGCACTTGCCGGACAAGGTGATGGCCTGTGTAGGGGGCGGTTCCAACGCGATTGGGATGTTTGTGCCGTTCCTGGCTGACCCGGTCGAGATTTTTGGGGTCGAGCCACAAGGGCGGGGCACGGCTTTGGGCGATCACGCGGCCTCCATTACCTATGGTGGCGAAGGCGTAATGCACGGATTCAATTCGATTATGCTCGCGGACGAAAAGGGAAATCCCGCGCCGGTCTATTCCAACGCTTCCGGCCTGGACTATCCCTCGGTTGGCCCCGAACACTCCCTGCTGCATGATATGGAACGCGTTAACTACGTGACCATTCGAGACGAGGAAGCTATTGAAGCCCTGTTCATGCTCTCCCGCTGGGAAGGCATCATCCCCGCCATCGAGAGCTCCCACGCCCTGGCTTATGCCATCAAGGAAGCCCGCAAAGGCAAGACGGGATCTATCCTGGTGAACCTGTCAGGCCGCGGGGACAAGGACCTCGACTACGTGATTGAGCACTACGGCACGGGCGAGAACTACGTCAAATAA